The DNA region TCGGCAACGCCTACGATCCCTCGCTCAGCACGGCAGGATCGAGCGGCGGCAGCGCCGTCGCCGTGTCGCGGAGCCTGGTGACGCTGGGGTTCGGGACCGACACCTGCAACTCGCTGTCGAATCCGGCGGCGTTCGCGTCGCTGGCGACGATCCGGACCACGCGCGGATTGACCAGCCGCGCCGGCGTCATGCCGCTCAACACGTTCAACGACGCCGTCGGGCCGATGGCGAAGTCGGTGCGTGAGGTGGCGCTGGTCCTCGATCAGGTGACCGGCGCCGACCCCGAAGACCCGGCTACGGAGGCGGCGGCGGCGCATACCGGCGCGTCGTTCGCGGCGGGCCTCGACGCGGCGTCGTTGAAGGGGAAGCGGATCGCGGTGCTGCGGCAGTTGTTCGTCGGCGTGACCGGCGAGCGCGAAGCCGCGGCCATGATGGAGCGGGTCGTCAAGGAACTCCGCGCCGGCGGAGCGACCGTGGTCGACGCCACGATCCCCGATCTCGACGGCGAATACCGCCAGGCGCGAGGGAGCGCGCCCGGATCGCTCGAGGCAGGGTGGACGGCATATCTCACGCGCGGTTCGAAGAGCGGCGATCGCGTGCTGACGATCGAGGACCTCATCGCGTCGGGCAGGATGGCGCCCGACGGCACGCGGCGCCTGCAGGACGCGCTGCGCAGCAGCGCCGAGGGGGAGCGGGGACGTCTCGCCACCGAGCGGTTCCTTGCCGGCCGCACGCGCTTCCGGCAACTGTTCGAGGCGGTGCTGGAGCGCGAGCGCGCCGACGCGCTGCTCTATCCCGCCAACCAGGCGCGGCCGCACACGCACGAAGGGGGCCTCGAGCGGTACGGCGGCGAGCCCGGCACCTGCGAACCGAGCGCGATGACGGGCCTGCCGCAGGTCACCGTTCCCGCCGGCTTCCTCGGCGGCCGCCATCCATTCGGCATCTCGTTCCTCGGCCGTCTGTGGTCGGACCGCGACCTGCTCGCGCTCGCCCACGCCTACGAGCAGGCGACGCACCATCGCCGGGCGCCCGGCACCGCCAAGTGAGCCGGACATCAGCGCCGGGGGCCGAGAGACTGCCGCTGCCGGGCGCGTACAAGTGGCACGTCGTCGCCATGCTGTGGTGCATCTCGTTCTTCAACTACGCCGACCGGCAGGCGATCTTCTCGGTCTTCCCGCTGCTCGAGCGCGAAATGCAGCTGACCCCGGTGCAGCTCGGGCTGCTCGGTTCGGGATTCGCGTGGGTATACGGGCTCGCGGCGCCGTTCGCCGGCGCGCTGGTGGACCGCGCCAGCCGCCGCAACGTCATTCTCGGCGGGCTGCACGCGTGGAGCGTGATCTGCGCCGCGACGGCGCTGTCGAGGAATTTCACGCACCTCTTTCTGTTCCGCGCCGCGGAAGGGCTGGGGGAGACGTTCTACTTCCCCGCGTCGACGTCGCTGATGAGCGACTACCACGGCAGCCGGACGCGGTCGCGCGCGCTCGGCGCGCATCAGACCGCGGTGTATCTGGGCACGATTGGCGGCGGATTCTTCGCCGGCCTGATCGCGGAGCGCTACGGCTGGCGGCCGGCGTTTCTCGTGTTCGGCGGGCTGGGCATCCTGCTCGGCTTCGTGCTGGCGCGATATCTCGTCGAACCGGCGCGCGGCGCGGCCGACATCGCGGAGGGCATCGCGCCTCCGGCGGCGGGGGGGATGAGCTTCGCGCAGTTCACCGCGCTCGTCCTCCGCACGCCGGCGCTGCTCTGTCTGCTCGGCGCGTTCATGTGCGCCAACTTCGTCGCCGTGGTGCTGCTCTCGTGGATGCCGAAATTCCTGTTCGACCGGTTCCACATGGGGCTGGCCCTTGCCGGGCTCACCGCCACGGTGTTCGTGCAGCTCGCCAGCATGGCGGGGGCGCCGCTCGGCGGCTGGATGGCGGACCTCTGGCGCCGCCGCACGCCGCGCGGCCGCATCGCGGTCCAGGCGCTCGGCATGCTCGCCGGCGCGCCGTTCGTCGCGATCTGCGGCGTGACGATGTCGGTGCCGGTGCTGATCGCGGCGCTGACCGCGTGGGGATTCTTCAAGGGACTCTACGACGCCAACATCTTCGCCTCGGCCTTCGACGTCGTCCCCGCCGCGGCCCGCGGACGCACCGCCGGATTCATGAACATGATCGGGTGGCTGGCCGGCGGCGGATCGGCGCCGCTGGTGATCGGGATCATCGCGCAGCGATCCAGCCTGGGCACGGCGATGACACTGGCGTCCGTCGTCTACGTCGCCGCCGGCCTGCTGCTGATCCTGGGAATGGTGCTGCTGCCGCGGCGCAGCGCGGCCTGACCAGACGGCGGATCACCGTCGTCGTCTTCGTCCTTCAGCACGTGCGCCAGCTGCGGCTGATTCATCTGGTGCATCAGCTCCTCGATCTGGTCGGGACGCATGGGGACGCCGAACAGCACGCCCATCTCCAGCGTCAGGCAGGCGAACACCACCCGCAGTCTCTTCTTCCAGAACATACGCCCTCGCCCGGCGGCCGTACAGCCGCCTGTCAGACCGTTCGCGTTTCGCGCTGAGCGAACCGCGGTAAGCGGAAAGCCGACAGCGGTCAGCAGGCCGGCGGAGCGCGAAGGAGAACGAGCGAGAGGAGCGCGACGGTCTGTTCGTCGCAGCGCGAGGCGGCGCGCGCGATGGTGGTGGCGCCGATGAGAGAGACGACGAAGCCGAGCGGAATCAGCGCGGCCCAGACGGTGTCGGACAGGCCGGCCGGCAGGAAGGCCGAAAACACCACCAGCGCGATGCAGAACGCGGCCAGCGTGCGGCGGTTGCGGATCGACCTCATTGACCTCGCTCCACGGTATCAGCCATCCGTTACACTGCACAACACATGCGCGCCGCAACCCTCTTCGTCATCGGCCTGGCCGCCGTGTCTTCGTGCACGCGGCCGCCGGCGGTGTCCGACGACACCTACCGGCAGGCCGTCACCGCGTTCTACGTGTCCCTGGCGGGGCTGCAGACCAGCCAGGACGTCATCGCCAGGCGGGAACTGGAGCGCGTCACGCAACTGGTGCCGCAGGAGCCTGCCGGCTGGGCGAACCTCGGGCTGCTGCTGCTCCGGCAGCAACAGCTCGACGAGGCGACGCCGCGCCTGGCCAAGGCAGCCGAACTCGCGCCCCGGTCGGCGGAGATCGAGCGGATGCAGGCGCTGCTCGAGAGCCGGCGCGGCAACGTCGAGGCGTCGATCGGCCACTGGCGCCGCGCCCTGCAGCTGGACGCCAACGATGGCAAGGCGGAATACGGACTGGCGCAGGAACTGGAACGGCTCGGCGGGCCGCAGAACGAAGCGGACGCGCAGCGCGCCTACGGGTCGCTCGCCGGGCGCACCGGGAACCTGGCGGCGCAGCTCGAGTTCGCCCGGCTCGCGGCGCGGCGCGGGGATGCGGCCGCGCTGCGGACCGCGGTCGAGGCGCTGGCGCGGGGCGCCGGCTCGTGGCCCGTCGACGCGCGCGAGCGGTTCGAGGCGCTGCGGCAGGCGGCGCAGGGACCGCCGACCGCCGCGGCGACGCCGGTCATCTTCCTGAAGAACACGCTGCTGCGCGGGCCCGAGTATCGCGCCGCCTTCGCGGCCGTCAGCACGCCGAACAGCGAGGTCGGGGAACCGCTGCAGCGGTTCCTGGTGCTGCCCAACCAGCCGCCGCAGCCGGCCGCGCCGGACGCGCGCCTCGCCTTTGCCGCCGATGCATCCGCGAGTGTCGCGATGCCCGGGACGGCATGGGCGGGGGCCGTCTGGCTGACAGGGGACGGCGCCCCGGCGATCGTCGCCGTTGGTCCGCGAGAATTGCGCGTCGGCTCCGGCGCGCCGATCGCGCTGCCCGCCGGCTTCACCTTCGCGAGCGCCAGCCCCGACGCGGTCGTGGCCGCGGATCTCAACTACGACTTCCGCAGCGACCTCGTGCTTGCGGGTGCGAACGGGGTGCAGATCCTCCGGCAGAACGCGAACGGGGGATTCGCGCCGGTCACCGCCGAGACCAGGCTGCCCGCCGCGATCCTCGCCGCGCCCGCGCACGGCGCGTGGGCGGCCGACGTCGATCTGGACGGCGATCTCGACGTGGTCGTCGCCCGCCGTGACGACACGCCGGTCGTGCTGCGCAACAACAGCGACGGCACGTTCGCGCCGCAGGCGCCGTTCGGTGTGAGGAAGGTCCGCGGATTCGTGTGGGCGGATCTCGACGGCGAGGGGGTGCCGGACGCGGTGCTGCTCGACGATCAGGGCGCCGTGCGCGTGTTCCTGAACCAGCGCGGCGCCGGCTTCCTCGAGCGCGCCGTCCCGGCAACGTACCCTCGCGTCGCCGCCATTGCCGCCGCGGATCTCACCGGCGACGGATTGTTCGACGTGATCGGCGTCGCGTCCGACGGAACCGTGTCGCGGTTGTCGCTGCCCGGTCGCGAGGCGAACTTCGATGTGGGCCGCGTCTCACAGTTCAACGTCGCCGCACCGCTGACGGCAGGCACGACCCGCCTGCTGGTCGCCGACCTCGACAACAACGGCGCCGGCGATCTGCTGCTGGCGACGCCGGATCGCTGGAACGCGATGCTGGCGGGCCCGCAGGGCCTCGCCGGCGGGAGCGGCGGCGTCTCGGCCGGACTCCTCGTCACGTCGGCCGCCGATCTGGATGGAGA from Vicinamibacterales bacterium includes:
- a CDS encoding MFS transporter; this encodes MSRTSAPGAERLPLPGAYKWHVVAMLWCISFFNYADRQAIFSVFPLLEREMQLTPVQLGLLGSGFAWVYGLAAPFAGALVDRASRRNVILGGLHAWSVICAATALSRNFTHLFLFRAAEGLGETFYFPASTSLMSDYHGSRTRSRALGAHQTAVYLGTIGGGFFAGLIAERYGWRPAFLVFGGLGILLGFVLARYLVEPARGAADIAEGIAPPAAGGMSFAQFTALVLRTPALLCLLGAFMCANFVAVVLLSWMPKFLFDRFHMGLALAGLTATVFVQLASMAGAPLGGWMADLWRRRTPRGRIAVQALGMLAGAPFVAICGVTMSVPVLIAALTAWGFFKGLYDANIFASAFDVVPAAARGRTAGFMNMIGWLAGGGSAPLVIGIIAQRSSLGTAMTLASVVYVAAGLLLILGMVLLPRRSAA
- a CDS encoding FG-GAP-like repeat-containing protein, with the translated sequence MRAATLFVIGLAAVSSCTRPPAVSDDTYRQAVTAFYVSLAGLQTSQDVIARRELERVTQLVPQEPAGWANLGLLLLRQQQLDEATPRLAKAAELAPRSAEIERMQALLESRRGNVEASIGHWRRALQLDANDGKAEYGLAQELERLGGPQNEADAQRAYGSLAGRTGNLAAQLEFARLAARRGDAAALRTAVEALARGAGSWPVDARERFEALRQAAQGPPTAAATPVIFLKNTLLRGPEYRAAFAAVSTPNSEVGEPLQRFLVLPNQPPQPAAPDARLAFAADASASVAMPGTAWAGAVWLTGDGAPAIVAVGPRELRVGSGAPIALPAGFTFASASPDAVVAADLNYDFRSDLVLAGANGVQILRQNANGGFAPVTAETRLPAAILAAPAHGAWAADVDLDGDLDVVVARRDDTPVVLRNNSDGTFAPQAPFGVRKVRGFVWADLDGEGVPDAVLLDDQGAVRVFLNQRGAGFLERAVPATYPRVAAIAAADLTGDGLFDVIGVASDGTVSRLSLPGREANFDVGRVSQFNVAAPLTAGTTRLLVADLDNNGAGDLLLATPDRWNAMLAGPQGLAGGSGGVSAGLLVTSAADLDGDGRLELVGRAADGARVVRTKGEKAYRWQTIRPRALTSTGDQRINSFGIGGEIEVRTGLNVQKQPIAAPAVHFGLGDASAAEVARITWPNGMLQSEFALASNASIGASQRLKGSCPWLFAWNGRDMGFVTDFIWRSPLGLKINAQATADVLMTEDWVRVRGDQLQPRNGEYDLRITAELWETHFFDLVSLMVVDHPQGTEMFVDERFAVPPPKLGAVATGPVQDLLAARDDRGRDVLDVVRARDDRHLDFAGRGLYQGVTRDHYVELELPESAPRTGPLWLVAQGWVHPTDTSVNVALGQGRHAPPAGLSLQIAGAAGRFKPARTGLGFPAGKDKTVLLDLSGVFPAAGPRRMRLGTNLEIFWDRIAWAAGRPDVTLQPRVVTMTKADLQYRGYSITEQKDASTPERPRYVLGGVAPRWRDLEGFHTRFGDVRELLQKVDDRYLIMNAGDELRLAFAEAPPPPPGFVRDFILVGDGWVKDGDYNTVASRTVLPLPTHRSPRYTDTAGRLEDDPVYREHPDDFARYHTRYVSPALARDALRAPDRK